The Erythrobacter sp. genome segment AGCGCCTGCGGATCGAGCCCCTCCCATGCCGTGCCGCGCCCGTCTGCAGCAGTCAGGCGGAAGGCATCGTAACGCTCGCCCGCGCGCGGGCCACTCGTGTCATAGCCATAGGCGGTCTGCCACCAGTGCCACGCATGGCTGGCGTGGTTGCTGACCCCGAACGGCAGGCCAAGCCGCCGTGCCGCCTGTGCCCAGCCACCGACCAGATCGCGCATCGGCCCGATGCGGGTGGCGTTCCATTGATGAGTGCTCGGAAACAGGTCGAAATTGTCGTGGTGGCAGGCCATTGCCACCAGAAACCTAGCGCCTGCGTCGCGGTAGGCACCGAACACCGCGTCCGGGTCCCAGTTCTCCGCCCGCCAGTTGGCGATCACATCGATAAAGCCGCGATCCGCCGGGTGGCCGTAGAGCTGGCGGTGGTGTGCGGCCTGCTCGTGATCCTCCAGATAGAGATGCCGGCCGTACCAGTCGCCCGCTTCGGGCGCGCATTGGGGGCCCCAGTGTGCCCAGAGGCCGAGCTTGGCATCGCGGTACCAGTCGGGAACGGTGAAGGCTTCACGCAGGCTCTCGGCAGTCGGCTGCACCGGACCGCTGGCCAGCGCCATCTGCGCGCGCAGGGCCGCAGGCGCACCGGCAAGCAGTGCCGCAGCTCCGGCCATCATCTCCCTTCGCCGCATGATCTCTCCCGATTCCAAAAGCGACTTGCAATGCATCGCAGCTTTGTCATGGTAGCGCAAACATAGGAGAGGAAATTGCGGCTTTTCATCGCTTTTGCTGCCGCTGTCTGGGCACTGCTGGCCCCTGCGCAGGCGGTGGCGCAGGCTCCGCATTTCGTGGAAGGCCTCGCGCATCCGGCGCTGATCGTCGATGGCGAACCCTTCCTCGCGCTGGGGGTGCAGGCGAACAACAGTTCGAACTATCCCGCCATGCTCGAGACCGTCTGGCCGGTGATCGAACGGCTACATGCGAACACGCTGCTGATCCCGGTGGCGTGGGAACAGGTCGAGCCTGTGGAGGGCCAGTTCGACCTGACTTTCCTCGATTCGCTGCTGGAGCAGGCGCGCGACCACGACACGCGGCTGGTGCTGCTGTGGTACGGTGCGTTCAAGAATACCTCGCCCGCCTATGTGCCCGCATGGGTGAAGCGCGATGGCGTGCGATTCCCCCGGATGCGCCACCCCGATGGCGCTGCTCACTATGCACTGTCTCCGCATTCGGCCGAAACGCGCGAGGCCGATGCCCGCGCCTTTGCGCAGGTGATGCGGCATCTGGCGCGTAACGATCCGCAGCACACCGTCATCATGGTGCAGGTCGAGAACGAAAGCGGCAGCTACCGGCTGGCGCGCGATCATGCGCCCGAAGCCGCCGCGCTGTTCGATGCGCCGATACCGGAGGAGCTGGCCTTAGCACTCAACATCCCTCGCCAGCCGTGGAGCGCCGCCTTCGGCTCGCGCGCCGAGCAGTTCTTCATGAGCTGGCACATGGCAAGCTACATCGAGACAGTGGCGCAGGCGGGATTGGCCGAGTGGGAGCTGCCGATCCTCGTCAACGCCGCGCTGGGCAATGCCTTTACCGACGAACACGGCGATGTCGGCCCATCGGGCGGGCCGAACTGGAACGCGTTGCCGATCTGGCGCGTCGCCGCGCCCAGCGTAGATGCCTATGGCCCCGACATCTACAACCGCGATCCCGCTGCCGTCGCCGCCTTCCTCGATCACTATGCGGCAGACGGA includes the following:
- a CDS encoding DUF5597 domain-containing protein, translated to MRLFIAFAAAVWALLAPAQAVAQAPHFVEGLAHPALIVDGEPFLALGVQANNSSNYPAMLETVWPVIERLHANTLLIPVAWEQVEPVEGQFDLTFLDSLLEQARDHDTRLVLLWYGAFKNTSPAYVPAWVKRDGVRFPRMRHPDGAAHYALSPHSAETREADARAFAQVMRHLARNDPQHTVIMVQVENESGSYRLARDHAPEAAALFDAPIPEELALALNIPRQPWSAAFGSRAEQFFMSWHMASYIETVAQAGLAEWELPILVNAALGNAFTDEHGDVGPSGGPNWNALPIWRVAAPSVDAYGPDIYNRDPAAVAAFLDHYAADGWPLLVPEIGNAAEYARFVWPTLGRGGVLFSPFGMDMSGYSNYPLGAKVLDEPTLEAFAAPYRLLSGSARDWARIAIDHPTWGTARGSDGADQQQVMGRWKVSAQYARWQFGEDDWTFLDSDPHPLADVPTGGALVAQLDDDTFLVTGNNVRVRFALAAPEPGEATQVIEAQEGTFVDGEWVMRRRWNGDQVDYGFNFGDQPVWLRVEMGTYQ